In Deltaproteobacteria bacterium CG11_big_fil_rev_8_21_14_0_20_42_23, one genomic interval encodes:
- the rho gene encoding transcription termination factor Rho, whose product MHLSELKQKKIADLVEMATELKVEDAANLRKQELIFGMLQAHATQNGAIYGEGVLETLPDGFGFLRSPDSNYLPGPDDIYVSPSQIRRFGLRKGDVVTGQIRPPKDTERYFALLKVEKINFEIPDKAKKKILFDNLTPLYANTRLRLETDDPKNFSARIMDLFTPVGLGQRALVVAPPRTGKTMLLQNLANSITKNHPKAMMIVLLIDERPEEVTDMQRSVKAEVISSTFDEPAQRHVQIAEMVIEKAKRMVEHGNDVIILLDSITRLARAYNAVVPPSGKILSGGVDANALHKPKRFFGAARNLEEGGSLTIVGTALVDTGSRMDEVIFEEFKGTGNMEIHLDRKLMEKRIFPCMDINKSGTRKEELLLTEEELNKVWILRKMIQPLNQIDAMEFIQDKMRHTKTNDEFLKSMNQ is encoded by the coding sequence ATGCATTTAAGTGAACTAAAGCAGAAGAAAATTGCAGATTTGGTTGAAATGGCAACCGAACTTAAGGTGGAAGACGCTGCCAATCTTCGCAAGCAAGAACTGATTTTCGGCATGCTGCAAGCTCATGCTACTCAAAACGGAGCTATTTATGGCGAAGGGGTTTTAGAGACACTTCCCGATGGCTTCGGTTTTTTACGTTCTCCCGATAGCAATTACCTTCCTGGGCCAGATGATATCTATGTTTCTCCATCGCAAATTAGGCGCTTTGGCTTGCGTAAAGGTGATGTGGTTACGGGACAAATTCGACCTCCAAAAGATACCGAACGCTATTTCGCCTTGCTGAAAGTGGAAAAAATTAATTTTGAAATTCCAGATAAAGCGAAAAAGAAAATTCTTTTTGATAACTTAACGCCACTTTATGCAAATACCAGGCTTCGTCTTGAAACGGATGATCCCAAAAACTTTTCTGCGCGTATCATGGACTTGTTTACTCCGGTAGGTCTTGGTCAGCGGGCTCTTGTTGTTGCTCCTCCAAGAACGGGCAAAACAATGTTACTTCAGAATCTTGCAAACTCGATCACAAAAAATCACCCAAAAGCAATGATGATTGTTTTGTTGATTGATGAGCGACCAGAAGAAGTAACGGACATGCAGCGTTCTGTAAAAGCTGAGGTAATTTCATCTACCTTCGATGAACCTGCGCAACGTCACGTGCAGATTGCAGAAATGGTGATTGAAAAAGCAAAGCGCATGGTTGAGCATGGAAACGATGTGATTATTTTGCTCGATTCTATTACTCGTCTTGCAAGGGCTTACAACGCTGTAGTTCCTCCGTCTGGAAAAATTCTTTCGGGTGGTGTGGATGCCAATGCACTTCACAAACCAAAACGATTTTTTGGTGCAGCGAGAAATTTGGAAGAAGGTGGAAGTTTAACTATTGTGGGTACAGCACTTGTGGATACCGGAAGTAGAATGGACGAAGTGATTTTTGAAGAGTTCAAAGGTACTGGTAACATGGAAATCCACCTCGACCGCAAACTCATGGAAAAACGTATCTTCCCGTGTATGGATATTAATAAATCCGGAACACGAAAAGAAGAATTGCTGCTCACAGAAGAAGAATTGAATAAAGTGTGGATACTTCGAAAAATGATTCAGCCATTAAATCAAATTGACGCGATGGAATTCATTCAAGACAAAATGAGACATACTAAAACGAATGACGAATTTTTGAAGTCGATGAATCAATAA
- a CDS encoding glycine--tRNA ligase, with protein MLEMDDLVSLCKRRGFIFQNSEIYGGINGFWDFGPVGVELKRRVKESWWKFMVRDRDNVVGIDTSIIAHPQTWIASGHVKSFSDPMVDCQKCKRRFRADHIADAGTVCPECGGELTEARAFNLMFQTSVGAQVDAASTAYLRPETCQSIFTQFKNVQVTSRQKVPFGIAQIGKAFRNEITPRNFIFRSREFEQMEMEFFCHEEEAGKWYEYWVSQRFAWFKQLGINAARLRLRQHEKDELAHYARGCTDVEYEMPFGWSEMEGIANRTNYDLSKHQEVSGKDLQYFDDKRNEKYIPWVIETSVGVDRTCLAVLADAYHEEEVDGEKRVVMKFAPSIAPIQVAVFPLSAKLSEPAKKVHDELKQKFTAEFDVAGSIGKRYRRYDEVGTPFCITYDFESVNDNAVTVRERDSMKQERISCDQLEKYLSEQLSGK; from the coding sequence ATGCTGGAAATGGATGACTTGGTCTCCCTCTGCAAACGCAGAGGCTTTATTTTTCAAAACAGTGAAATTTACGGTGGAATCAACGGATTTTGGGATTTTGGCCCTGTTGGCGTAGAGCTGAAACGCAGGGTAAAAGAATCGTGGTGGAAGTTTATGGTGCGTGACCGCGATAATGTGGTTGGCATCGACACTTCCATTATTGCGCATCCTCAAACTTGGATTGCTTCGGGCCATGTGAAAAGTTTTAGCGATCCCATGGTGGACTGTCAAAAATGTAAACGTCGTTTTCGCGCCGATCACATTGCCGATGCCGGAACCGTTTGTCCTGAATGCGGCGGTGAACTTACGGAAGCGAGAGCTTTCAATCTTATGTTCCAAACTTCGGTTGGAGCTCAAGTGGATGCTGCATCAACTGCTTACCTTCGCCCTGAAACGTGTCAGTCTATTTTTACGCAATTCAAAAATGTGCAAGTGACTTCACGTCAAAAAGTTCCTTTTGGCATCGCTCAAATTGGAAAAGCCTTTCGCAACGAAATTACGCCGCGCAATTTCATTTTTCGTTCTCGCGAGTTTGAACAAATGGAAATGGAATTTTTCTGCCACGAAGAAGAAGCCGGAAAGTGGTATGAATATTGGGTAAGCCAGCGATTTGCTTGGTTCAAACAGCTTGGAATTAATGCTGCTCGTTTGCGACTACGACAACACGAAAAAGATGAGCTGGCACATTATGCAAGAGGTTGCACTGATGTTGAATATGAGATGCCGTTTGGTTGGTCCGAAATGGAAGGCATCGCAAACAGAACCAATTACGATTTAAGCAAGCATCAAGAAGTGTCTGGAAAAGATTTGCAGTACTTTGATGACAAACGAAATGAAAAATATATTCCGTGGGTTATTGAAACTTCAGTTGGCGTAGACAGAACGTGTCTTGCCGTTCTTGCAGACGCATACCACGAAGAAGAAGTTGATGGCGAAAAAAGAGTGGTGATGAAGTTTGCTCCAAGCATTGCCCCCATTCAAGTTGCGGTCTTTCCTCTTTCTGCAAAATTATCTGAACCGGCAAAAAAAGTTCACGATGAGCTTAAACAAAAATTTACCGCAGAATTTGACGTGGCTGGTTCCATCGGAAAACGTTATCGCAGATACGATGAAGTGGGCACTCCATTTTGCATTACTTATGATTTTGAAAGTGTAAATGACAACGCCGTGACCGTTCGGGAACGTGACAGTATGAAACAAGAACGCATTTCTTGTGATCAACTTGAAAAATATCTCTCGGAACAATTGAGTGGCAAGTAA
- a CDS encoding pyruvate, phosphate dikinase, with protein MSKKYVYTFGGGKAEADATMKNLLGGKGANLAEMNQIGLPVPAGFTISTEVCTYYYEHGKSYPPELEQQVKAAIANVEKVMDATFGDTENPLLLSVRSGARVSMPGMMDTVLNLGLNQTTLQAIIKKTDNPRFAYDSYRRFIQMYGNVVLGVEHHSFEEIITEMKTKKGVKLDTDLDVDDLKLLAEQFKAEVKKCIGRDFPEDPKEQLWGGISAVFTSWQTERAIAYRKLNDIPHNWGTAVNVQAMVYGNMGDDSATGVCFTRDPSTGENKFYGEYLINAQGEDVVAGVRTPNEITQLQGEMPEAYADLVKAYQKLEHHYKDMQDIEFTIQQGKLWMLQTRNGKRTAAAAVRIAVEMVKEKILSQKEAILRVDPASLDQLLHPRIDPKVDRNVLCKGLPASPGAAVGKVVFSASDAEAWDERGEKVILVRIETSPDDIKGMAVVQGILTSRGGMTSHAAVVARGMGKTCVAGCGALHIDYKTKQFMVGETVVKEGDFITLDGSKGEIMVGALATIDPELSGEFGEFMEWVEAHRKMAVRANADSPHDAEVARKFGATGIGLCRTEHMFFEGDRIDSVREMILSSTREGMAKALAKLEPMQRQDFKGIFKAMDGYPVTVRLLDPPLHEFLPHTENEMVELSQKIGVSVDVLKKKAGELHEFNPMLGHRGCRLGITFPEIYEMQTRAIMEAACELAGEGVKAIPEIEIPLVSLPEEIKFLRERCEKVAQAVIQASGHDVHYTIGTMIELPRACVAAGQIVEYADFMSFGTNDLTQTTFGFSRDDSGKFLEEYVDNHILPQDPFISIDENGVGLLMEIAVERARAKKPNVDFGICGEHGGDPKSVEFCHKLGLNYVSCSPFRVPIARLAAAQANLKQSTH; from the coding sequence GTGAGTAAGAAATATGTGTATACGTTTGGTGGTGGAAAAGCAGAAGCTGACGCTACGATGAAAAATTTACTCGGTGGCAAAGGTGCAAACTTAGCCGAGATGAATCAAATTGGTTTACCTGTTCCTGCAGGATTTACCATCTCAACTGAGGTGTGTACATATTACTACGAACACGGGAAGTCCTATCCACCTGAATTAGAGCAGCAAGTAAAAGCTGCCATTGCCAATGTTGAAAAAGTGATGGATGCAACATTTGGTGACACAGAAAATCCACTTTTGCTTTCAGTAAGATCTGGCGCGCGTGTTTCCATGCCGGGCATGATGGACACTGTTCTCAACTTGGGGCTTAATCAAACAACGCTTCAAGCCATCATTAAAAAAACAGATAATCCACGTTTTGCTTATGACAGCTATCGCCGTTTTATTCAGATGTACGGCAATGTTGTGCTTGGCGTTGAACATCACAGCTTCGAAGAAATTATTACGGAGATGAAAACGAAAAAAGGCGTGAAGCTCGATACCGACTTAGACGTTGATGATCTCAAACTTTTGGCGGAACAATTTAAAGCAGAGGTAAAAAAATGTATTGGCCGCGATTTTCCAGAAGATCCCAAAGAACAACTGTGGGGTGGAATTAGTGCTGTGTTTACTTCATGGCAAACCGAACGTGCCATTGCCTACAGAAAATTAAATGACATTCCTCACAATTGGGGAACCGCTGTAAACGTGCAAGCCATGGTATACGGAAACATGGGAGATGACTCTGCCACGGGCGTTTGCTTCACGCGCGATCCTTCTACAGGTGAAAATAAATTTTATGGCGAGTATCTCATCAACGCGCAAGGTGAAGATGTTGTTGCGGGTGTTCGTACTCCAAACGAAATCACACAATTACAAGGTGAAATGCCAGAGGCTTATGCCGATCTGGTGAAAGCATATCAAAAACTTGAGCATCATTACAAAGACATGCAAGACATCGAGTTTACCATTCAGCAAGGTAAATTGTGGATGCTGCAAACCAGAAATGGAAAAAGAACAGCCGCAGCAGCTGTTCGTATTGCCGTTGAAATGGTAAAAGAAAAAATTCTCTCACAAAAAGAAGCCATTCTTCGTGTTGATCCTGCAAGTTTAGATCAGCTTTTGCATCCACGTATCGATCCTAAAGTTGACAGAAATGTTCTCTGTAAAGGTTTGCCAGCTTCTCCTGGTGCTGCTGTAGGAAAAGTTGTTTTCTCAGCTTCCGATGCAGAAGCTTGGGATGAGCGCGGCGAAAAAGTTATTCTGGTTCGCATCGAAACTTCTCCCGATGACATCAAGGGTATGGCGGTAGTGCAAGGTATTCTTACTTCTCGCGGCGGAATGACTTCCCATGCGGCCGTTGTTGCCAGAGGTATGGGAAAAACTTGTGTTGCAGGTTGTGGTGCTCTTCACATTGATTACAAAACGAAACAGTTTATGGTGGGAGAGACGGTAGTAAAAGAGGGCGATTTTATTACACTAGATGGAAGTAAAGGTGAAATTATGGTTGGTGCTTTGGCCACCATTGACCCTGAGCTTTCTGGTGAGTTTGGCGAATTTATGGAGTGGGTTGAAGCTCATCGCAAAATGGCAGTCCGCGCAAACGCAGATTCACCGCATGATGCAGAGGTGGCCAGAAAATTTGGCGCAACTGGAATTGGACTTTGCAGAACCGAACACATGTTCTTTGAAGGCGATCGCATTGATTCTGTTCGCGAAATGATTCTTTCATCTACTCGTGAAGGCATGGCAAAAGCGCTGGCAAAATTGGAGCCAATGCAACGCCAAGATTTCAAAGGTATCTTCAAAGCTATGGACGGATATCCCGTTACAGTTCGCTTGCTCGATCCACCACTTCACGAATTTTTGCCGCATACCGAAAATGAAATGGTTGAACTTTCTCAAAAAATTGGAGTTTCGGTTGATGTACTCAAGAAAAAAGCTGGAGAACTTCACGAGTTCAATCCCATGCTTGGTCACCGCGGATGTAGATTGGGCATCACTTTCCCCGAGATCTATGAAATGCAAACGCGCGCTATTATGGAAGCAGCATGCGAGCTTGCAGGTGAAGGTGTAAAAGCTATTCCTGAAATTGAAATTCCACTTGTGAGTCTTCCAGAAGAAATTAAATTCTTGCGCGAACGTTGTGAAAAAGTTGCTCAAGCTGTTATTCAGGCTTCAGGCCATGATGTTCATTACACGATTGGAACCATGATCGAACTTCCACGTGCCTGCGTTGCTGCTGGGCAAATTGTAGAATATGCAGACTTTATGAGCTTTGGAACAAACGATCTTACGCAAACTACCTTTGGTTTTTCGCGCGACGATTCTGGAAAATTTCTTGAAGAATATGTAGACAATCACATTCTTCCTCAAGATCCATTTATCTCTATTGATGAAAATGGAGTTGGTCTTTTGATGGAAATTGCAGTAGAGAGAGCCAGAGCAAAAAAACCAAATGTTGATTTTGGTATTTGTGGCGAGCACGGCGGAGATCCAAAGTCAGTGGAGTTTTGCCACAAACTTGGATTGAATTATGTAAGCTGTTCACCGTTTCGAGTTCCTATTGCACGCCTTGCAGCTGCACAAGCAAACTTGAAACAAAGCACGCATTAA